The following coding sequences are from one Thermostaphylospora chromogena window:
- a CDS encoding S9 family peptidase, with protein sequence MKAEERWQARFRAPRMTLPVWARQAPNQAVYRCNVSGIWEAYAWDRITGASRRVTHHPGGTPYATIDPAGQWIWWFADESGETGDDHEVYGRWMRQPFTGGPDEPIAVDPGVPAGIALSVTGTAAIGMARPGAGYRIHLIRPGAPAQVIYEHTQPVSVAAMSLNGSLIAIGHSEHGDPEHPALRVLRPDGTTVAELYDGPGKGITGARFAPVPGDSRLLVLHERRGRREPMIWDPITGDQREIWLRDPGDVTAEWYGDGRAILLIRNDRGRTTLHSYDLAGGSMTRIDTPRGVIEAAAPRPDGSIEYSWSSAAHPPVIRSSKGHVVMNPAGPSSPPSVPVEDLDVPGPGGPVHALVSRPERVVPPYPTVFLLHGGPTSQDDDSFTPTVAAWVDLGFATVRVNYRGSTGYGTAWRDALRGDVGHIELADVSAVREHLVATGVADPERLVIAGHAWGGYLTLLALGTQPEVWAAGIAAAPIADHAAAYREAESLRARHRTLFGGPPEELPDVYAACSPITYVDRVEAPVLILAGENDPRCPRGQLDAYIDRLTERGHPPEVYRYEAGNGTPSVAERITQMSLQLRFARKHTRKPL encoded by the coding sequence ATGAAGGCGGAGGAACGCTGGCAGGCCAGGTTCCGGGCGCCGCGGATGACGCTGCCGGTGTGGGCCCGGCAGGCCCCCAATCAGGCCGTCTACCGGTGCAACGTCTCGGGGATCTGGGAGGCCTACGCCTGGGACCGCATCACCGGCGCCTCCCGCCGGGTGACCCACCACCCGGGCGGCACCCCCTACGCCACGATCGACCCCGCCGGCCAGTGGATCTGGTGGTTCGCCGACGAATCCGGCGAGACCGGCGACGACCACGAGGTGTACGGCCGGTGGATGCGCCAGCCGTTCACCGGCGGCCCCGACGAGCCGATCGCGGTGGACCCCGGCGTGCCCGCCGGAATCGCGCTCTCCGTCACCGGCACCGCCGCCATCGGCATGGCCCGTCCCGGCGCGGGCTACCGCATCCACCTCATCCGGCCCGGCGCCCCGGCCCAGGTCATCTACGAGCACACCCAGCCCGTGTCCGTGGCCGCCATGTCGCTGAACGGCTCGCTGATCGCGATCGGCCACAGCGAGCACGGCGACCCCGAGCATCCCGCCCTGCGTGTGCTGCGCCCCGACGGCACGACCGTCGCCGAGCTGTACGACGGGCCGGGCAAGGGGATCACCGGGGCGCGTTTCGCGCCGGTCCCCGGCGACTCCCGGCTGCTGGTGCTGCACGAACGGCGCGGCAGACGCGAACCCATGATCTGGGACCCGATCACCGGCGACCAGCGCGAGATCTGGCTGCGCGACCCCGGCGACGTCACCGCCGAGTGGTACGGCGACGGCCGGGCGATCCTCCTGATCAGAAACGACCGGGGACGCACCACCCTGCACAGCTACGACCTGGCCGGCGGCAGCATGACCCGGATCGACACCCCGCGCGGCGTGATCGAGGCCGCCGCCCCGCGGCCGGACGGCAGCATCGAGTACTCCTGGTCCAGCGCCGCCCACCCGCCGGTCATCAGGTCGAGCAAGGGGCACGTGGTGATGAACCCCGCCGGCCCGTCCTCTCCCCCGTCGGTGCCGGTGGAGGATCTCGACGTGCCGGGGCCGGGCGGGCCCGTCCACGCCCTGGTGTCGCGCCCGGAGCGGGTCGTGCCGCCCTACCCCACGGTCTTCCTGCTGCACGGCGGCCCGACCTCGCAGGACGACGACTCCTTCACCCCCACGGTGGCCGCCTGGGTGGACCTCGGCTTCGCCACCGTGCGCGTCAACTACCGCGGCTCCACGGGGTACGGCACGGCCTGGCGCGACGCCCTGCGCGGCGATGTGGGCCACATCGAACTGGCCGACGTGTCCGCGGTGCGCGAACACCTCGTCGCCACGGGGGTCGCCGACCCCGAACGCCTGGTGATCGCCGGTCACGCCTGGGGCGGCTACCTGACGCTGCTGGCGCTGGGCACGCAGCCCGAGGTGTGGGCGGCGGGGATCGCCGCCGCGCCGATCGCCGACCACGCGGCGGCCTACCGGGAGGCCGAGTCGCTGCGCGCCCGCCACCGCACGCTGTTCGGCGGACCCCCCGAGGAGCTGCCCGACGTCTACGCCGCCTGCTCCCCCATCACCTACGTGGACCGGGTGGAGGCGCCCGTGCTGATCCTGGCCGGGGAGAACGACCCGCGCTGCCCTCGCGGCCAGCTCGACGCCTACATCGACCGCCTGACCGAGCGCGGCCACCCGCCCGAGGTCTACCGGTACGAGGCGGGGAACGGCACCCCGTCGGTCGCCGAGCGCATCACCCAGATGTCGCTCCAGCTCAGATTCGCCAGGAAGCACACGCGCAAGCCCCTGTGA
- a CDS encoding PP2C family protein-serine/threonine phosphatase: MAAEWAEESAPGPFWLGFLADASDLLAGTLDPDMVPAIIAQIVVPRLATWCAVYTCDEGLGPLRPAYLWHADEARIDALREQLAGVDIPSPEGPGTSMMSVASWQVLAVPLRARGRGLGVMCLGRGDRFPDDIIQFADDIGRRAALAMDNARLYAQQAAANRALQRSLLPPDEPEVPGLDYGVVYEPAGETNEVGGDFYDLFAVADGAWRFAIGDVCGTGPEAAAVTGLARHALRLLAREGHGVADVLYRLNEAILDEGERARFLTLLHGEITPVPEGLEIRLVSAGHPEALRLRPSGQVDVVATPQSLLGVFPEVTYEEDVVRLDHGDVLLAVTDGVTERRSGDRLLDDDGGLARLLAECAGLSAQAVAERIRRRVQDFASEPSADDLAILVLRAA; encoded by the coding sequence ATGGCTGCGGAATGGGCGGAAGAGTCCGCCCCTGGGCCGTTCTGGCTTGGTTTCCTGGCCGACGCCAGCGACCTGCTGGCCGGCACGCTCGACCCCGATATGGTGCCGGCGATCATCGCGCAGATCGTGGTGCCGCGTCTGGCCACCTGGTGCGCCGTCTACACCTGCGACGAAGGGCTCGGCCCGCTGCGCCCGGCCTACCTGTGGCACGCCGACGAGGCCCGCATCGACGCGCTGCGCGAACAGCTCGCCGGGGTCGACATCCCCTCCCCCGAGGGGCCCGGCACGAGCATGATGAGCGTGGCGTCCTGGCAGGTGCTCGCCGTCCCGCTGCGCGCCAGGGGGCGCGGACTGGGGGTCATGTGCCTGGGGAGGGGGGACCGCTTCCCCGACGACATCATCCAGTTCGCCGACGACATCGGCAGACGGGCGGCGCTGGCCATGGACAACGCCCGGCTGTACGCGCAGCAGGCGGCGGCCAACCGCGCCCTGCAGCGCAGCCTCCTGCCGCCGGACGAACCCGAGGTTCCCGGGCTGGACTACGGCGTGGTGTACGAGCCCGCCGGCGAGACCAACGAGGTCGGCGGCGACTTCTACGACCTGTTCGCGGTGGCGGACGGCGCGTGGCGGTTCGCGATCGGTGACGTGTGCGGCACCGGTCCCGAGGCCGCGGCGGTGACCGGCCTGGCCCGGCACGCGCTGCGCCTGCTGGCCCGCGAGGGCCACGGCGTGGCCGACGTTCTCTACCGGCTGAACGAGGCGATCCTCGACGAGGGCGAGCGCGCCCGCTTCCTCACCCTGCTGCACGGCGAGATCACGCCGGTTCCCGAAGGACTGGAGATCCGGCTGGTGTCGGCCGGGCACCCGGAGGCGCTGCGCCTGCGCCCGAGCGGCCAGGTCGACGTCGTGGCCACTCCGCAGTCGCTGCTGGGGGTCTTCCCCGAGGTGACCTACGAGGAGGACGTCGTCCGGCTCGACCACGGCGACGTGCTGCTGGCGGTCACCGACGGCGTCACCGAGCGGCGGTCGGGCGACCGGCTGCTCGACGATGACGGCGGGCTGGCCAGGTTGCTGGCCGAGTGCGCGGGCCTGTCGGCGCAGGCGGTCGCGGAGCGCATCCGCCGGCGGGTGCAGGATTTCGCGAGCGAGCCCAGCGCCGACGACCTCGCCATCCTCGTCCTGCGCGCGGCCTGA
- a CDS encoding putative RNA methyltransferase produces the protein MVEDIVDLLVCPVCRDDLALRPGVLRCARGHSFDVARQGYVSLLTGSRAPGTADTAAMVAARERFLGAGHYAPLAGRLAEVVRAALPASTGATPPGEREGGPGGTVVDAGAGTGYYLAAALTGRARGVALDISKYAARRAARAHPRIGAVVADLWRPLPLRDACADVVINVFAPRNGPEFARVLRPGGRLVVVTPERGHLDPLVGLLGLLSVDEDKERRVARSLGAWFREVDRGREGFSMSLGPEAVEAAVSMGPSAWHADPEPLRERIGALPNPVTVTASFRVSVFERA, from the coding sequence GTGGTGGAGGACATCGTCGATCTACTGGTGTGTCCGGTGTGCCGGGATGATCTCGCCCTTCGGCCGGGGGTGCTGCGTTGCGCGCGCGGTCACTCCTTCGACGTGGCCCGGCAGGGGTATGTCAGCCTGCTGACCGGGTCGCGGGCGCCGGGGACCGCCGACACGGCGGCGATGGTGGCGGCGCGGGAGCGCTTTTTGGGGGCGGGCCATTACGCTCCGCTCGCCGGACGGCTGGCCGAGGTCGTCCGCGCGGCTCTCCCGGCGAGCACCGGCGCGACGCCGCCCGGTGAGCGGGAGGGCGGACCGGGTGGAACGGTGGTGGACGCGGGGGCGGGCACCGGCTACTACCTCGCCGCGGCGCTGACCGGCCGGGCCAGGGGCGTCGCGCTGGACATCTCCAAGTACGCCGCGAGACGGGCGGCGCGGGCGCATCCGCGGATCGGCGCGGTGGTGGCGGACCTGTGGCGTCCCCTGCCGCTGCGGGACGCCTGCGCGGACGTGGTGATCAACGTGTTCGCCCCGCGCAACGGCCCGGAGTTCGCCCGCGTGCTGCGGCCGGGCGGCCGGCTGGTCGTCGTCACGCCGGAGCGAGGCCATCTCGACCCCCTGGTGGGCCTGCTGGGCCTGCTGTCGGTGGATGAGGACAAGGAGCGCCGGGTGGCGCGGAGCCTCGGCGCGTGGTTTCGGGAGGTGGATCGCGGCCGGGAGGGGTTCTCCATGTCGCTGGGACCGGAGGCGGTGGAGGCGGCGGTGAGCATGGGGCCGAGCGCGTGGCACGCGGATCCGGAGCCGCTGCGGGAGCGGATCGGCGCTCTTCCGAACCCCGTGACGGTCACCGCCTCGTTCCGCGTGTCCGTCTTCGAGCGCGCGTGA
- a CDS encoding HAMP domain-containing protein — MNTAGTVSRPEERCYTESELQPLVEVLTRWRDGDFRRRVPCVSQGVLGEVQSLLNQIADRQEHQANELLRIKREVIREGRFNERMARGLGTGSWAENVEVVNSLIDALVAPVSDAADIIDAVAKGDLSRRIDLDRNARGEVRRLGKAINSMVDQLSLFTSEVTRVAREAGTEGRLGGRANLRGMSGSWRDLTEAVNTMSSRVSAQVRDIALVTTAVARGDLSRKVTVDAVGEMFELKNTVNTMVDQLSAFAEEVTRVAREVGTEGQLGGQAQVRGVSGVWKDLTDNVNFMAGNLTTQVRAIATVATAVAQGDLSKKITADAKGEILQLKNTLNTMVDQLSSFADEVTRVAREVGTEGKLGGQARVRGVSGVWKDLTDNVNFMASNLTSQVRNIAEVTTAVANGDLTRKIDVNAQGEILALKTTINTMVDQLSSFASEVSRVAREVGTEGQLGGQAQVRGVSGVWKDLTDNVNSMASNLTSQVRAIATVATAVAQGDLSKKITADAKGEILQLKDTLNTMVDQLSSFADEVTRVAREVGTEGKLGGQARVRGVSGVWKDLTDNVNSMASNLTSQVRNIAEVTTAVANGDLTRKIDVNAQGEILALKTTINTMVDQLSSFASEVTRVAREVGSEGRLGGQARVEGVEGTWKQLTESVNELAGNLTTQVRAIAGVTGAVAQGDLTRMITVDAQGELADLKDNINRMVYNLRETTRANQEQDWLKSNLARIGRLLQGHRDLMDVATLIMSELTPLVSAQYGAFYGVDTSDEGQDELVLIAGYGAQRGSGPRASFRMGEGIVGQAALEGKQIILDEVPADYITVDTGLSSSPPAHIVVLPILFESKVLGVLELASFTKFREIHLDFLTQLVETIGVTMNTIIANSRTEALLTESQRLTRELQERSDELQRQQEELRRSNAELEDKAALLAKQNRAIEIQNFQIEQARRTLEERAQQLAVSSQYKSEFLANMSHELRTPLNSLLVLAKLLSENTEGNLTPQQVKFAETIHSAGSALLQLINDILDLSKVEAGRMDIHPQQISLRKLVHYVEETFAPLARDKGLSFTVEVDPSVPWEMRTDEQRLQQVLRNLLSNAVKFTSEGEVRLRVVPAPADAEFTSDVLRQTDEILAFQVQDTGIGIPPDKLEVIFEAFRQADGTTSRKYGGTGLGLSICREIARLLGGEVHVDSTPGKGSTFTLFLPVTYSGPLAAHEGDSEVRFAPFAEGEETTEQPAETEPASEAAVREPLPVAETAPPEKAPTWQGEDPLASAKILIVDDDIRNVFALTSVLERHGATVVYAENGREGIEQLERNEDVSLVLMDIMMPEMDGWATTSAIRRMPQFADLPIIALTAKVMRGDREKSIASGASDYVPKPVDVDHLLERLRGWLSRGKTSSAESQEGS, encoded by the coding sequence ATGAACACCGCCGGCACCGTGTCGCGCCCCGAGGAGCGGTGCTACACCGAATCGGAACTCCAACCCCTCGTGGAGGTGCTGACACGATGGCGCGACGGGGACTTCCGCCGTCGTGTCCCCTGCGTGTCGCAGGGTGTGCTCGGTGAGGTGCAGTCGCTGCTCAACCAGATCGCCGATCGGCAGGAGCACCAGGCCAACGAGCTGCTGCGCATCAAGCGCGAGGTGATCCGGGAGGGCAGGTTCAACGAGCGCATGGCGCGCGGCCTGGGCACCGGCTCGTGGGCGGAGAACGTCGAGGTGGTCAACTCGCTGATCGACGCCCTGGTGGCCCCGGTCAGCGACGCGGCCGACATCATCGACGCGGTGGCCAAGGGGGACCTCTCCCGCCGCATCGACCTCGACCGGAACGCGCGCGGTGAGGTACGCAGGCTGGGCAAGGCCATCAACAGCATGGTCGACCAGCTCTCGCTGTTCACCTCAGAGGTGACGCGAGTGGCCAGGGAGGCCGGAACGGAGGGCCGCCTGGGCGGACGGGCCAATCTTCGGGGCATGTCCGGCAGCTGGCGTGACCTCACCGAGGCCGTGAACACGATGTCGAGCCGCGTCTCGGCGCAGGTCCGCGACATCGCCCTGGTCACCACGGCGGTGGCGCGGGGCGACCTGAGCCGCAAGGTGACGGTCGACGCGGTGGGCGAGATGTTCGAGCTGAAGAACACCGTCAACACGATGGTGGACCAGCTGTCGGCGTTCGCCGAGGAGGTCACCCGCGTCGCCCGCGAGGTCGGCACCGAGGGGCAGCTCGGCGGCCAGGCGCAGGTACGGGGCGTGTCGGGGGTCTGGAAGGACCTCACCGACAACGTCAACTTCATGGCGGGCAACCTCACCACCCAGGTGCGGGCGATCGCCACGGTGGCGACCGCGGTCGCCCAGGGCGACCTGTCGAAGAAGATCACCGCCGACGCCAAGGGCGAGATCCTCCAGCTCAAGAACACCCTCAACACGATGGTGGACCAGCTGTCCTCCTTCGCCGACGAGGTCACCCGCGTCGCCCGCGAAGTCGGCACCGAAGGCAAACTCGGCGGCCAGGCCCGCGTCCGCGGCGTCTCCGGGGTCTGGAAGGACCTCACCGACAACGTCAACTTCATGGCGAGCAACCTGACCTCACAGGTCCGCAACATCGCCGAGGTCACCACCGCCGTCGCCAACGGCGACCTCACCCGCAAGATCGACGTCAACGCCCAAGGCGAGATCCTCGCCCTCAAGACCACCATCAACACGATGGTCGACCAGCTGTCCTCCTTCGCCTCCGAGGTGAGCCGGGTGGCCCGCGAGGTCGGCACCGAGGGGCAGCTCGGCGGCCAGGCGCAGGTACGGGGCGTGTCGGGGGTCTGGAAGGACCTCACCGACAACGTGAACTCCATGGCGAGCAACCTGACCTCGCAGGTGCGGGCGATCGCCACGGTGGCGACCGCGGTCGCCCAGGGCGACCTGTCGAAGAAGATCACCGCCGACGCCAAGGGCGAGATCCTCCAGCTCAAGGACACCCTCAACACGATGGTGGACCAGCTGTCCTCCTTCGCCGACGAGGTCACCCGCGTCGCCCGCGAAGTCGGCACCGAAGGCAAACTCGGCGGCCAGGCCCGCGTCCGCGGCGTCTCCGGGGTCTGGAAGGACCTCACCGACAACGTGAACTCCATGGCGAGCAACCTGACCTCACAGGTCCGCAACATCGCCGAGGTCACCACCGCCGTCGCCAACGGCGACCTCACCCGCAAGATCGACGTCAACGCCCAAGGCGAGATCCTCGCCCTCAAGACCACCATCAACACGATGGTCGACCAGCTGTCCTCCTTCGCCTCCGAGGTCACCCGGGTGGCCCGCGAGGTCGGCTCGGAGGGACGGCTCGGCGGCCAGGCCCGCGTGGAGGGCGTCGAAGGCACCTGGAAGCAGCTCACCGAGAGCGTGAACGAGCTGGCGGGCAACCTCACCACGCAGGTGCGCGCGATCGCGGGCGTCACCGGCGCCGTGGCGCAGGGCGACCTCACCCGCATGATCACCGTGGACGCGCAGGGCGAGCTGGCCGACCTGAAGGACAACATCAACCGGATGGTCTACAACCTGCGTGAGACCACCAGGGCCAACCAGGAGCAGGACTGGCTGAAGTCCAACCTGGCCCGCATCGGACGGCTGCTGCAGGGCCACCGCGACCTGATGGACGTCGCCACGCTCATCATGAGCGAGCTGACCCCGCTGGTGTCGGCCCAGTACGGCGCCTTCTACGGGGTGGACACCTCCGACGAGGGCCAGGACGAGCTGGTGCTGATCGCCGGCTACGGCGCGCAGCGCGGCTCCGGGCCACGCGCGTCCTTCCGGATGGGTGAGGGCATCGTCGGACAGGCGGCCCTGGAGGGCAAGCAGATCATCCTCGATGAGGTGCCCGCCGACTACATCACGGTCGACACCGGACTCAGCTCCTCGCCGCCCGCGCACATCGTGGTGCTGCCGATCCTGTTCGAGAGCAAGGTGCTCGGCGTCCTGGAACTGGCTTCGTTCACCAAGTTCCGCGAGATCCACCTGGACTTCCTCACCCAGCTGGTGGAGACCATCGGTGTGACGATGAACACCATCATCGCCAACTCCCGCACCGAGGCCCTGCTCACCGAGTCGCAGCGGCTCACCAGGGAGCTGCAGGAGCGCTCCGACGAGCTGCAGCGTCAGCAGGAGGAGCTGCGCCGGTCCAACGCCGAACTGGAGGACAAGGCGGCGCTGCTGGCCAAGCAGAACCGCGCGATCGAGATCCAGAACTTCCAGATCGAACAGGCGCGGCGCACCCTGGAGGAGCGCGCCCAGCAGCTCGCGGTCTCCTCGCAGTACAAGTCCGAGTTCCTGGCCAACATGTCCCACGAGCTGCGCACCCCGCTGAACAGCCTGCTCGTGCTGGCCAAGCTGCTCAGCGAGAACACCGAGGGCAACCTGACGCCGCAGCAGGTGAAGTTCGCCGAGACCATTCACAGCGCGGGGTCGGCCCTGCTCCAGCTCATCAACGACATCCTCGACCTGTCCAAGGTCGAGGCGGGGCGGATGGACATCCACCCGCAGCAGATCTCGCTGCGCAAGCTCGTCCACTACGTGGAGGAGACGTTCGCGCCGCTGGCCCGGGACAAAGGGCTGTCCTTCACCGTCGAGGTGGACCCGTCGGTGCCGTGGGAGATGCGCACCGACGAGCAGCGGCTCCAGCAGGTGCTGCGCAACCTGCTGTCCAACGCGGTCAAGTTCACCTCCGAAGGCGAGGTACGGCTGCGCGTGGTGCCCGCCCCCGCCGACGCCGAGTTCACCAGCGATGTCCTGCGGCAGACCGACGAGATCTTGGCGTTCCAGGTCCAAGACACCGGCATCGGCATCCCCCCGGACAAGCTGGAGGTCATCTTCGAGGCGTTCCGGCAGGCCGACGGCACGACCAGCCGCAAGTACGGCGGCACCGGTCTGGGGCTGTCCATCTGCCGGGAGATCGCACGCCTGCTCGGCGGCGAGGTCCACGTGGACAGCACGCCGGGCAAGGGCAGCACGTTCACGCTCTTCCTGCCGGTGACGTACTCCGGCCCGCTCGCCGCGCACGAGGGCGACAGCGAGGTCCGCTTCGCGCCCTTCGCCGAAGGGGAGGAGACGACCGAGCAGCCCGCCGAGACCGAGCCGGCCTCCGAGGCCGCCGTGCGGGAGCCGCTGCCGGTCGCGGAGACGGCGCCGCCCGAGAAGGCGCCCACCTGGCAGGGCGAGGACCCTCTCGCGAGCGCCAAGATCCTGATCGTGGACGACGACATCCGCAACGTCTTCGCGCTGACCAGCGTGCTCGAACGGCACGGCGCGACCGTCGTCTACGCCGAGAACGGCCGGGAGGGCATCGAGCAGCTCGAACGCAACGAGGACGTCTCGCTGGTGCTGATGGACATCATGATGCCGGAGATGGACGGCTGGGCCACCACCTCGGCGATCCGGCGCATGCCGCAGTTCGCAGACCTTCCCATCATCGCGTTGACGGCTAAGGTCATGAGAGGGGACCGGGAGAAGAGCATCGCCTCCGGCGCCTCCGACTACGTGCCCAAGCCGGTGGACGTGGACCACCTGCTTGAGCGGCTACGCGGTTGGCTCAGCCGGGGCAAGACGTCCTCCGCCGAGTCACAGGAAGGGTCGTGA